One segment of Streptomyces sp. TG1A-8 DNA contains the following:
- a CDS encoding ROK family transcriptional regulator produces the protein MGQLTGGDPSLLRRINSAVVLHALRAADCATLTEITQVTGLSRPTVEGVVEGLVEAGLVVEKAADEGTARRQGRPARRYRFRAEAGHLLGLEIGAHRVAALLSDLDGRVLGTQAKEVDEAAPADERLERLRGAVAELLRRAGVARSSLRAVGVGTPGIVEADGTVRLGTALPQWTGLRLGERLSRSFPCPVLVENDANAAAVAEHWKGAATGTDDVVFVLAGLSPGAGALIGGRLHRGYGGAAGEIGALHLLGREATPETLLSTTGEPLHPLDEQAVTEVFALARKGEQRARDAVERFVQRLVHDVAALVLALDPELVVIGGWAAGLDGVLDPLRGKLARYCLRPPRVTLSLLGEAAVTTGALRLALDHAEEQLFAVGGTVTGRR, from the coding sequence GTGGGGCAGCTGACCGGTGGCGATCCCTCGCTGCTGCGACGGATCAACTCCGCGGTGGTGCTGCACGCGCTGCGGGCCGCGGACTGCGCGACGCTCACCGAGATCACCCAGGTCACCGGACTGTCCCGGCCGACCGTCGAGGGGGTCGTGGAAGGGCTCGTCGAGGCCGGGCTGGTGGTGGAGAAGGCGGCCGACGAGGGCACCGCGCGCCGTCAGGGCCGGCCCGCCCGCCGGTACCGGTTCCGGGCCGAGGCCGGGCATCTGCTGGGCCTGGAGATAGGGGCGCACCGGGTCGCCGCGCTGCTGTCCGACCTGGACGGACGGGTGCTGGGCACGCAGGCCAAGGAGGTGGACGAGGCGGCTCCGGCGGACGAGCGGCTGGAGCGGCTGCGCGGCGCGGTCGCGGAACTGCTGCGGCGGGCCGGGGTCGCCCGCAGTTCCCTGCGGGCGGTGGGCGTGGGCACACCGGGCATCGTGGAGGCCGACGGCACGGTACGGCTGGGCACGGCGCTGCCGCAGTGGACGGGACTGCGGCTCGGCGAGCGGCTCAGCCGGTCCTTCCCGTGCCCGGTGCTGGTGGAGAACGACGCCAACGCGGCGGCCGTCGCCGAGCACTGGAAGGGGGCCGCGACCGGGACGGACGACGTCGTGTTCGTCCTGGCCGGGCTCAGCCCGGGCGCGGGTGCGCTGATCGGCGGGCGGCTGCACCGGGGGTACGGCGGGGCGGCCGGGGAGATCGGCGCGCTGCACCTGCTGGGGCGGGAGGCGACCCCGGAGACGCTGCTGTCGACCACGGGCGAGCCGTTGCACCCGCTGGACGAGCAGGCGGTCACCGAGGTGTTCGCCCTCGCCCGGAAGGGGGAGCAGCGGGCGCGGGACGCGGTCGAGCGGTTCGTCCAGCGGCTCGTGCACGACGTGGCCGCGCTGGTGCTGGCCCTCGATCCCGAACTGGTGGTGATCGGCGGCTGGGCGGCCGGCCTGGACGGCGTGCTGGATCCGCTGCGCGGCAAACTCGCCCGCTACTGCCTGCGCCCGCCGCGCGTGACGCTGTCCCTGCTGGGCGAGGCGGCCGTGACCACGGGCGCGCTGCGGCTGGCCCTCGACCACGCGGAGGAGCAGTTGTTCGCCGTGGGGGGCACGGTGACGGGGCGGCGCTGA